One window from the genome of Pedobacter schmidteae encodes:
- the gltX gene encoding glutamate--tRNA ligase translates to MEKKVRVRFAPSPTGGLHLGGVRTALFNYLFAKKHNGTFILRIEDTDQTRFVEGAEEYITSCLKWCGLVPDESPSHEGSFGPYRQSERKATYRQYAEQLIADGYAYYAFDTPEELDAKRKEIPNFTYGLATRAGMRNSLTLSEAEVNTLLAADTPHVIRIKMPENETVSFTDLIRGHVSFDTNLVDDKVLLKADGMPTYHLAVVADDRAMEISHVFRGEEWLPSAPIHILLWRYLGWGNEMPQWVHLPLILKPDGNGKLSKRDGDRLGFPVYAQNWTDPKTGDLTKGFKELGFMPEAFVNLLAMLGWNDGTDQELFSLAELIDKFSIERISKAGAKFDFEKAKWYNHEWIKNTASKALLPLVKEVFVGEDMIWKDDAYVERAIDLVKDRCNLLTDFVLQSKYFFIAPGQYDLDAVKPKWTAEKAAFFDAYASAVNDGVEATALEESFKALAAEQNFKPGELMLPFRIMLVGGKFGPGVFDIAVVLGAAETRQRIQNAIAAFN, encoded by the coding sequence ATGGAAAAGAAAGTTAGAGTAAGATTCGCCCCGAGCCCAACAGGGGGACTACATTTGGGTGGTGTACGTACCGCTTTGTTCAATTATCTGTTTGCAAAAAAGCATAACGGAACATTTATTCTTCGTATTGAAGACACCGATCAAACCCGTTTTGTGGAGGGTGCAGAAGAATATATCACCTCATGTTTGAAATGGTGTGGCTTGGTTCCTGATGAAAGCCCTTCGCATGAAGGCAGCTTTGGCCCTTATCGCCAGAGCGAACGGAAAGCGACTTACAGGCAATATGCTGAGCAGCTGATTGCTGATGGCTATGCTTACTATGCCTTTGATACCCCTGAAGAATTGGATGCGAAAAGGAAAGAAATTCCAAATTTTACCTATGGGCTGGCCACCAGAGCCGGTATGCGAAACTCGTTGACTTTGTCGGAAGCAGAAGTGAATACCCTTTTGGCGGCTGACACGCCACATGTGATACGCATAAAAATGCCTGAAAATGAAACGGTATCTTTTACAGACTTGATTAGAGGACACGTGAGTTTTGATACCAATTTAGTAGACGATAAAGTTTTGCTAAAAGCTGATGGGATGCCAACTTATCACCTGGCTGTTGTTGCAGATGACAGGGCAATGGAAATCAGTCATGTTTTTAGAGGAGAAGAATGGCTGCCTTCGGCACCTATACATATATTGTTGTGGCGGTATCTGGGCTGGGGCAACGAGATGCCGCAGTGGGTGCATTTGCCCTTAATTTTGAAGCCGGATGGAAACGGAAAGTTGAGCAAACGAGATGGGGACAGGCTTGGATTTCCGGTTTATGCCCAAAATTGGACAGACCCTAAGACTGGCGATCTGACAAAAGGATTTAAGGAATTGGGTTTTATGCCCGAGGCTTTTGTGAATTTACTGGCTATGCTAGGTTGGAATGATGGCACAGATCAGGAATTGTTCTCCCTGGCAGAGCTGATCGATAAGTTCTCGATAGAGCGGATCAGCAAAGCGGGCGCTAAGTTTGACTTCGAAAAAGCGAAGTGGTACAACCATGAATGGATTAAAAACACAGCATCAAAAGCGTTACTTCCTTTAGTGAAAGAGGTATTTGTAGGAGAAGACATGATCTGGAAGGATGATGCCTATGTTGAAAGGGCAATAGATCTGGTTAAGGACCGTTGCAACCTGCTGACAGATTTTGTGCTTCAAAGCAAGTATTTTTTTATTGCCCCGGGCCAGTATGATCTGGATGCGGTAAAACCAAAGTGGACAGCAGAAAAAGCTGCTTTTTTTGATGCCTATGCTTCAGCGGTCAATGATGGGGTTGAGGCAACGGCTCTTGAAGAAAGCTTTAAGGCGCTTGCTGCCGAGCAAAATTTTAAACCTGGAGAGTTGATGCTGCCTTTTAGAATTATGCTGGTTGGCGGGAAATTCGGACCTGGTGTATTTGATATTGCAGTGGTACTTGGTGCTGCTGAAACCCGACAAAGAATTCAAAATGCAATAGCGGCATTTAATTAA
- a CDS encoding neutral zinc metallopeptidase produces the protein MQWFGKGSGNIDDRRGMSGGAKLGGGVGIIIIVLGLLFGKDLTGVVSQLPVGEMTQTEGKTGDPTDAEGKFVDGVLESTNQVWEKEFQAMGREYEKPRMVLFTNMVQSACGNASSAVGPFYCPGDHQVYIDLSFYQDLKDRFGAAGDFAQAYVIAHEVGHHVQNLLGISDKLQQARRQLSEKEYNRLSVKLELQADFFAGLWANQAQNLKDFKLEEGDIEEALTAANAIGDDKLQKQAQGEVVPDAFTHGTSAQRVYWFKKGFETGDIKQGDTFNSDRL, from the coding sequence ATGCAATGGTTCGGTAAAGGAAGTGGCAATATAGACGACAGAAGAGGAATGAGCGGCGGCGCCAAGCTTGGTGGTGGTGTAGGTATCATCATCATCGTTTTGGGCTTGTTGTTTGGTAAAGATTTGACCGGGGTAGTTAGCCAGCTACCCGTTGGAGAAATGACTCAAACAGAAGGAAAAACGGGAGACCCTACGGATGCCGAAGGCAAATTTGTAGACGGGGTGCTGGAGTCGACCAACCAGGTCTGGGAGAAAGAATTTCAGGCTATGGGACGGGAGTATGAGAAGCCTCGAATGGTTTTGTTTACTAATATGGTTCAGTCGGCCTGTGGAAATGCCAGCTCTGCTGTTGGCCCCTTTTACTGCCCCGGTGATCATCAGGTATATATTGACTTAAGTTTTTATCAGGACCTGAAAGATAGGTTTGGTGCGGCGGGCGATTTCGCTCAGGCTTATGTAATTGCACACGAAGTTGGGCACCATGTGCAAAACCTGCTGGGGATATCTGACAAGTTGCAGCAGGCGCGGAGGCAGCTAAGTGAAAAAGAATACAACCGCCTGTCGGTTAAATTGGAGTTGCAGGCCGATTTTTTTGCAGGCTTATGGGCAAATCAGGCGCAGAACCTGAAAGATTTTAAATTGGAAGAGGGAGATATAGAAGAGGCTTTAACTGCTGCAAATGCTATTGGTGACGATAAGCTTCAGAAACAGGCCCAGGGAGAGGTGGTGCCGGATGCATTTACTCATGGTACTTCTGCTCAAAGGGTTTATTGGTTCAAAAAAGGTTTTGAAACAGGAGATATCAAGCAAGGGGATACGTTTAATTCCGATAGACTGTAA
- a CDS encoding hybrid sensor histidine kinase/response regulator produces the protein MILIVDDTPENLISLKKVLERHNFEVDTASSGEEALKKVLKQEYVLIILDVQMPGMDGFEVAEAISGYSRAKETAIIFLSAANTELKFITKGYSSGGLDYITKPVDMDILLLKVKTFYRIYEQSRKLIEIQKALLDEIEFRKRAERKKDEFISIASHELKTPLTSVKGYVQLLGRSVDKGDIPTVKKHLAKAQLQLEKLNDLIADLLDISKIESGKLKFNKKHFELDHLLDGVVEVIHQANPEFKIIRKGTVPQPIYADEMRIEQVIVNFLTNAIKYSPGTNEIQVNVQTTDDQLYVGVRDFGIGIAPELQKSVFEKFYRVEETSIHFQGLGIGLYISAEIINRHGGEVGVKSKLGEGSEFFFTLPLHASPESI, from the coding sequence ATGATATTAATTGTAGATGACACCCCTGAGAATCTGATTTCTTTAAAAAAGGTTCTGGAAAGACATAATTTTGAAGTCGATACAGCATCATCGGGAGAAGAAGCCCTAAAGAAAGTACTCAAGCAAGAGTATGTTTTAATTATCCTGGATGTTCAAATGCCAGGAATGGATGGCTTTGAAGTTGCAGAAGCCATTTCAGGCTATAGCCGGGCCAAAGAGACGGCGATCATTTTTTTATCTGCTGCAAATACTGAACTCAAGTTTATTACCAAGGGATATTCTTCGGGAGGCCTGGATTACATTACCAAGCCAGTTGACATGGATATCCTTTTGTTAAAAGTGAAGACTTTTTACCGGATTTACGAGCAAAGCAGGAAGCTTATTGAGATTCAGAAAGCATTGCTGGACGAGATTGAATTCCGAAAAAGAGCTGAACGGAAAAAAGACGAATTTATCAGTATCGCCAGTCATGAATTGAAAACACCCTTAACCAGTGTAAAAGGCTATGTTCAGCTGTTGGGACGGAGTGTAGATAAAGGAGATATCCCTACTGTAAAAAAACATCTTGCAAAAGCCCAGCTGCAATTGGAAAAGCTGAATGATCTGATTGCCGATCTTTTGGATATTTCTAAAATCGAGAGCGGGAAACTCAAATTCAATAAAAAACACTTTGAACTGGATCATTTATTGGATGGCGTTGTGGAGGTTATTCACCAGGCTAATCCTGAATTTAAGATCATCAGAAAGGGCACTGTACCTCAGCCAATTTATGCCGATGAGATGAGGATAGAACAGGTTATTGTGAATTTTCTGACCAACGCGATTAAATACTCTCCCGGCACTAATGAAATTCAGGTTAATGTTCAAACAACCGACGATCAGCTATATGTTGGTGTACGCGATTTTGGGATTGGCATAGCACCTGAGCTACAAAAAAGTGTGTTTGAAAAGTTTTATAGAGTAGAAGAAACCTCAATCCATTTCCAGGGATTGGGCATAGGATTATATATATCTGCTGAAATTATTAACCGGCATGGCGGTGAGGTTGGTGTAAAAAGTAAATTGGGCGAAGGCTCTGAGTTTTTTTTCACACTGCCTTTACATGCTTCACCTGAATCAATATAA
- a CDS encoding response regulator — protein MSKKTIKNNLRIGLGLSLLILFITSLASYLSIKNLIRSGEMVGHSNEVISKLEGVISTLKDAETGQRGYLLTGEKDFLTPYVGARQNALDLLEAIGRETRDNPVQQRNVKKLEEVINERLLILKKTVDIKKRGGTVGVAELVNGKVYMDAARNLIKEMSREEHRLLDARTANMNKMAGYTPALIVFAALLAILITIFFYRKVSSDFNARVKLQQELQDKNEEMDSRIAVIQGIANRISAGDYEMRLDDDEKDELGSLAGSLNTMAESLQYSFSLLADKEWLQSGIAGLNDKMVGEKSVEEQAHDIVEEIVERTHSQVAAFYIVEDDKSLHLVGSYALMETQKRKNVRLGEGLIGQCVQSGKTMLVNDIPEGELTISYAAGSSIPRNVIAVPIFRSGLVVGVMEFGSLQTYTPLQIDFFNSISNNIGVAIHVSQNRKRLQEFLEETQAQAEELQAQHRELEGLNAELEAQTQRIQTSEEELRVQQEELLQSNHELEERTSLLEEKNQLIQERNLDIQHKAEQLEQSTKYKSEFLANMSHELRTPLNSILLLSKLMSENKELDKEYIEYAEVIQSSGQGLLGLIDEILDLSKIEAGKMKLEFADINIREVATDMRSLFDPVAKNKHLDLVIEVDEQLSVINTDKMRLEQILKNLLSNAIKFTDAGTVALTIGQDESGQNLLFRVTDTGIGIPVDKQGLIFEAFQQADGSTRRKFGGTGLGLSISRELAKLLGGEIELTSKENVGSEFIFSLPIQRNLIKPVLPVQDVLIQPVFVDRLEPVVAERFTVDHIPQEIEDDRNGIQPGDRVILIIEDDTNFAKTLLKFTRKRDYKGIVAVRGDMGIELANHYQPLAILLDIQLPVKDGWQVMEELKSNPATRPIPVHIMSSLEVKKESLLKGAVDFINKPVALEHMRQIFEKLEDALSRYPKKVLIVEENKQHAEALSYFLSNYNIHTEVASNVTQSIGALNKNEVDCVILDMGIPDKNAYETLDTIKKSRGLENLPIIIFTGKNLSKGEESRIKQYADSIVVKTAHSYQRILDEAALFLHLVEENEVENKHKKTSVEKLGGLYDVLNNKTVLIADDDVRNIFSLTKALEQHKMKVLAATDGKEALQVLKDNPLVDIVLMDMMMPEMDGYETTKEIRKVSAYKQLPVLAVTAKAMMGDRDKCIAAGASDYISKPVDIDQLISLLRVWLYNKV, from the coding sequence ATGAGTAAAAAGACCATTAAAAATAACCTTCGTATTGGCCTGGGGCTATCATTGTTAATTTTGTTCATTACGTCTTTGGCCTCGTACCTGAGTATCAAAAACCTCATCAGAAGCGGGGAGATGGTTGGACATAGCAATGAAGTTATTTCTAAGCTTGAAGGTGTAATTTCGACCCTAAAGGATGCGGAAACTGGTCAAAGGGGCTATCTTTTGACAGGAGAGAAGGACTTTTTGACCCCGTACGTTGGCGCCAGACAGAATGCGCTGGATTTGCTGGAGGCGATTGGTCGTGAAACCAGAGACAATCCGGTACAGCAACGGAATGTTAAAAAACTGGAGGAAGTTATTAACGAGCGGCTGCTGATTCTAAAGAAGACAGTGGATATCAAAAAGCGTGGTGGAACAGTAGGGGTTGCGGAATTGGTGAATGGTAAGGTCTATATGGATGCCGCCAGAAACCTGATTAAAGAGATGTCGCGGGAAGAGCATCGTTTGTTGGACGCAAGAACTGCTAACATGAATAAGATGGCGGGGTATACCCCGGCTTTGATTGTTTTTGCAGCTTTGCTGGCAATTTTAATCACTATCTTTTTTTACAGGAAAGTTTCTTCTGATTTTAATGCCCGCGTAAAGTTACAGCAGGAGTTGCAGGATAAAAATGAAGAAATGGACAGCAGGATCGCCGTAATTCAGGGGATTGCTAACCGGATTTCGGCCGGCGATTATGAAATGCGGTTGGACGATGATGAAAAAGACGAACTGGGAAGTCTTGCAGGCTCTTTAAATACTATGGCAGAGTCTCTGCAGTATTCTTTTTCACTATTGGCAGATAAGGAATGGCTGCAGTCGGGCATTGCGGGGTTGAATGATAAAATGGTAGGCGAAAAAAGTGTAGAAGAGCAGGCACATGATATTGTAGAAGAGATCGTTGAACGGACACATAGTCAGGTTGCCGCATTTTATATTGTTGAGGATGATAAATCACTTCATTTAGTGGGAAGCTACGCATTAATGGAAACGCAGAAGCGTAAAAACGTCAGATTGGGTGAAGGACTTATTGGGCAATGTGTACAGTCGGGTAAAACGATGTTGGTTAACGATATTCCGGAAGGTGAATTAACCATTAGTTATGCAGCAGGAAGTAGTATCCCGCGTAACGTAATTGCCGTGCCAATTTTTAGAAGCGGACTAGTGGTAGGCGTGATGGAATTTGGGTCGTTGCAAACCTATACGCCTTTGCAAATAGATTTTTTTAATAGCATTTCGAACAATATAGGGGTAGCCATACATGTTTCTCAGAACCGTAAAAGGTTACAGGAATTTTTGGAAGAAACTCAAGCTCAGGCCGAGGAATTACAGGCTCAGCATAGAGAGTTGGAGGGGTTAAATGCTGAATTGGAGGCTCAAACACAGCGTATACAGACATCGGAAGAAGAATTAAGGGTGCAACAAGAGGAATTGCTACAGAGCAACCACGAATTGGAAGAGCGCACCAGTTTGCTGGAAGAAAAAAATCAGTTGATACAGGAAAGAAACCTGGATATACAACACAAAGCAGAGCAGTTGGAGCAAAGTACCAAATATAAATCGGAGTTCCTGGCCAACATGTCTCATGAATTGCGTACACCGTTAAATTCCATTTTATTGTTGTCGAAACTGATGTCCGAGAATAAGGAACTGGACAAGGAATATATTGAATATGCTGAGGTGATACAGAGTTCGGGCCAGGGCCTACTTGGTCTGATTGATGAGATTTTGGACTTGTCTAAAATTGAGGCTGGCAAAATGAAGCTGGAGTTTGCGGACATCAATATCAGGGAAGTGGCAACTGATATGCGATCGTTGTTTGATCCCGTTGCGAAGAATAAGCACTTGGATTTGGTGATTGAGGTAGATGAGCAGCTTTCAGTAATCAATACAGATAAAATGCGGCTGGAACAGATTTTGAAAAACCTGCTTTCCAATGCGATTAAGTTTACGGATGCGGGTACGGTGGCATTGACTATAGGACAGGATGAATCGGGGCAGAATTTGCTGTTCAGGGTAACAGACACGGGCATTGGTATTCCTGTTGATAAACAGGGGCTGATCTTTGAAGCCTTTCAACAAGCGGACGGATCAACAAGGCGTAAATTTGGAGGTACAGGGCTCGGTCTGTCTATTAGTCGCGAACTGGCCAAGCTTTTGGGTGGAGAAATAGAGCTGACCAGTAAGGAAAATGTAGGAAGCGAATTTATTTTTTCATTGCCTATACAACGTAATCTGATAAAGCCGGTACTTCCGGTTCAGGATGTGCTGATTCAACCTGTTTTTGTAGATCGATTAGAGCCTGTTGTTGCCGAACGTTTTACAGTTGATCATATTCCTCAGGAAATTGAGGACGATCGAAACGGTATCCAACCGGGTGATCGGGTGATTTTGATTATTGAAGACGATACGAATTTTGCGAAAACCCTGTTGAAATTTACCAGGAAAAGAGACTATAAGGGTATTGTAGCCGTTCGTGGAGATATGGGCATAGAGCTGGCCAACCATTACCAGCCTCTGGCTATTTTACTTGACATACAATTGCCCGTAAAAGATGGCTGGCAGGTTATGGAAGAGTTAAAATCTAATCCTGCTACCAGACCAATTCCGGTACACATTATGTCCTCTCTGGAGGTAAAAAAAGAGAGTCTGCTGAAAGGGGCGGTTGACTTTATCAATAAACCGGTGGCTTTGGAGCACATGAGGCAGATTTTTGAAAAACTGGAAGATGCATTAAGCCGATATCCCAAAAAAGTACTAATTGTTGAAGAGAATAAACAGCATGCTGAAGCCCTCAGTTATTTTCTGAGCAATTATAATATCCATACAGAGGTAGCCAGTAATGTAACACAGAGTATTGGGGCTTTAAATAAGAATGAAGTAGATTGCGTTATTCTGGACATGGGCATCCCCGATAAAAATGCTTATGAAACCCTGGATACGATTAAAAAGAGCAGAGGTTTGGAAAATCTGCCTATTATCATTTTTACAGGGAAAAACCTTTCTAAGGGAGAAGAAAGCCGTATCAAGCAGTATGCGGATTCTATTGTGGTTAAAACAGCGCACTCTTATCAACGGATTTTGGATGAAGCAGCCCTTTTTCTTCATCTGGTTGAAGAAAATGAAGTGGAAAACAAACATAAAAAAACATCCGTTGAAAAATTGGGTGGATTGTATGATGTGCTTAACAATAAAACGGTGCTGATTGCAGACGATGACGTCCGGAATATTTTCTCTCTGACAAAAGCTTTGGAGCAACATAAGATGAAAGTGTTGGCTGCTACGGATGGAAAAGAGGCCTTGCAGGTATTGAAAGATAACCCATTGGTAGATATTGTGCTGATGGATATGATGATGCCTGAGATGGACGGATATGAGACCACAAAAGAAATCAGGAAGGTTTCTGCATATAAACAATTACCTGTTTTAGCTGTTACAGCAAAAGCAATGATGGGCGACCGGGATAAATGTATTGCAGCGGGCGCTTCAGATTATATTTCAAAACCGGTAGATATTGATCAATTGATTTCATTACTAAGAGTTTGGCTTTACAATAAAGTCTGA
- a CDS encoding two-component system response regulator, protein MTEQKILIVDDDNRNIFALKAVLKAKGYQCLSATGAEEGLEILAAENNIAVVLMDMMMPGMDGYEAMGRMKDQPGLKDIPVIAVTAQAMLGDRERCLNGGAVGYISKPINVEELIKLLNHYVLTT, encoded by the coding sequence ATGACAGAGCAGAAGATATTAATCGTTGATGATGATAATAGAAATATTTTTGCATTAAAAGCCGTTTTAAAAGCTAAAGGCTATCAATGTCTTTCGGCAACAGGAGCCGAGGAGGGCCTTGAAATACTTGCTGCTGAGAACAACATTGCTGTTGTGTTAATGGACATGATGATGCCTGGAATGGACGGTTATGAGGCTATGGGAAGGATGAAAGACCAGCCGGGGCTCAAAGATATTCCTGTTATTGCCGTTACTGCACAGGCAATGTTGGGCGATAGGGAACGTTGTTTGAATGGAGGAGCTGTTGGCTATATCTCGAAACCGATAAATGTTGAGGAGCTGATTAAATTATTAAACCATTACGTTTTAACCACCTAA
- a CDS encoding protein-glutamate O-methyltransferase CheR produces the protein MDTVAITDEHVELLLSDVLEQYGYDFTGYSRASLKRRISRLYTLDKILSFAEFRYKVLNDQVYFKRFVEQITVNVTEMFRDPSFFKTLREVVLPKLGTYPFIRIWLAGCSTGEEAYSISIILKELNLLNKSLIYATDLNPSVLDKASQSMFAMSQMKQYSENYILSGGTKDFSSYYTASYSLAKFDEELKKKIIFSTHNLVSDHSFNEFQLILCRNVLIYFDRGLQHNVLDLFDDSLEDLGYLALGTKETVEFSRISKRYKRLPGEKIWRKVG, from the coding sequence TTGGATACTGTTGCAATCACTGATGAGCATGTAGAGCTGTTGCTTTCCGACGTTTTGGAACAGTATGGCTATGACTTTACGGGGTACTCAAGAGCATCTTTGAAAAGGCGCATTTCAAGACTATACACCTTAGATAAGATCTTAAGTTTTGCTGAGTTCAGGTATAAGGTTTTGAATGATCAGGTTTATTTTAAGCGTTTTGTGGAACAGATTACAGTCAATGTGACCGAAATGTTCAGAGATCCTTCTTTTTTTAAGACCTTAAGAGAGGTTGTGTTACCCAAATTGGGCACCTATCCTTTTATCAGGATATGGCTTGCGGGCTGTTCTACAGGAGAGGAAGCTTATTCTATCTCCATTATTTTGAAGGAATTGAATTTGCTGAATAAATCGCTGATTTATGCCACAGACCTTAATCCTTCGGTATTGGATAAAGCTAGCCAGAGTATGTTTGCGATGAGCCAGATGAAGCAATACTCCGAGAATTATATCTTATCAGGAGGGACAAAAGACTTTTCCAGCTATTACACGGCAAGTTATTCATTGGCCAAGTTTGATGAGGAGTTGAAAAAGAAGATCATCTTTTCTACGCATAACCTGGTCTCTGATCATTCTTTTAATGAATTCCAGCTGATCCTATGTCGAAACGTTCTGATCTATTTTGATCGTGGATTGCAGCATAATGTGCTGGACTTGTTTGATGATAGTCTGGAGGATTTGGGGTACCTGGCCCTGGGAACAAAAGAAACGGTTGAATTTTCGCGGATTTCTAAAAGGTATAAACGGCTACCGGGAGAAAAAATATGGAGGAAGGTAGGTTGA
- a CDS encoding chemotaxis protein CheB, which translates to MEEGRLMGACKALIIGGSAGSLDVLLKMLPDVRSDLSFPIIIVVHRKHGSDSLLPVLLSTRTRLLVKEVDEKEKIMAGTVYIAPSDYHLLIEQDETFSLDYSEKVNYSRPSIDVTFQTAAEVYKRNLACLLLSGSNSDGVNGLKSVKAWGGLALIQDPKSAQVAYMPAQAELNVAIDHVLAIEAIAKFINLLS; encoded by the coding sequence ATGGAGGAAGGTAGGTTGATGGGAGCATGTAAAGCATTGATCATAGGAGGCTCGGCAGGTAGTCTGGATGTGTTGCTAAAGATGCTGCCAGATGTACGGTCGGACCTTTCGTTTCCGATTATTATAGTGGTACACAGAAAACATGGTTCGGACTCGCTTTTGCCAGTACTCTTGTCAACACGCACCAGGCTTTTAGTTAAGGAAGTAGACGAAAAAGAAAAAATAATGGCCGGCACAGTATATATTGCGCCTTCCGATTACCATTTGCTGATTGAGCAGGACGAAACTTTCTCTTTGGATTACTCAGAAAAAGTAAATTACTCGAGGCCCTCTATAGATGTTACATTTCAGACTGCAGCCGAGGTATACAAGCGAAATCTGGCCTGTTTGCTGCTTTCGGGATCAAATTCAGATGGTGTAAACGGTTTAAAAAGCGTAAAAGCCTGGGGTGGTTTGGCCTTAATTCAGGACCCTAAATCTGCTCAGGTGGCGTATATGCCGGCGCAGGCCGAATTAAATGTGGCGATTGATCACGTCCTTGCTATAGAAGCTATCGCAAAATTTATAAATTTGTTGTCTTAA
- a CDS encoding response regulator, with product MAKNKKVFVFDDNVDILELCTIILEDAGYDIKTSSTSNDIIGQVMGYMPDIIFMDNWLPDVGGKDATRALKAHETLKNIPVIYFSANNDVKSLAVQAGADGYLSKPFDIEELEEIIHKHLAI from the coding sequence ATGGCTAAAAACAAAAAAGTATTCGTATTTGATGATAATGTAGACATTTTAGAATTGTGCACGATCATTTTAGAAGACGCCGGTTATGACATCAAAACGTCGTCAACGTCGAATGATATTATTGGCCAGGTGATGGGTTATATGCCTGATATTATTTTTATGGACAATTGGTTGCCTGATGTAGGAGGGAAAGATGCAACAAGAGCTTTGAAAGCGCATGAAACTTTAAAAAATATTCCTGTAATCTATTTTTCTGCCAATAATGATGTCAAATCCCTGGCTGTTCAGGCTGGTGCAGATGGATATCTGTCCAAGCCCTTCGACATTGAAGAGCTTGAAGAGATTATCCATAAACATTTGGCTATTTAA